In Streptomyces nojiriensis, one genomic interval encodes:
- a CDS encoding ABC transporter permease: MGRYVIRRLLQMIPVFIGSTFLIFFMVYALGDPVAALFGDKAPDPATAARIRKDLYLDRPLWEQYVHYMGQIFQGDFGTAFNGQPVTELMASAFPVTLRLTLVAIFFEIVIGITLGVISGLRRGKSVDTSVLVLTLVVISVPTFVTGYLLQYLFGVKWGWVRPTVSPDAPLNELILPGIVLALVSLAYVTRLSRTSIAENVKADYVRTAVAKGLPRRRVVTRHLLRNSLIPVVTFIGTDIGALMGGAIVTERIFNIHGVGYQLYQGILRNNSPTVVGFVTILVIVFLLANLLVDLLYAVLDPRIRYA; the protein is encoded by the coding sequence ATGGGACGTTATGTGATCCGGCGGCTGCTCCAGATGATCCCGGTGTTCATCGGCAGCACGTTCCTGATCTTCTTCATGGTGTACGCGCTCGGTGACCCGGTCGCGGCCCTCTTCGGCGACAAGGCGCCCGACCCGGCCACCGCCGCGCGCATCCGCAAGGACCTCTACCTCGACCGCCCCCTGTGGGAGCAGTACGTCCACTACATGGGCCAGATCTTCCAGGGCGACTTCGGCACGGCCTTCAACGGCCAGCCGGTCACCGAGCTGATGGCCTCGGCCTTCCCCGTCACCCTGCGCCTGACCCTGGTCGCGATCTTCTTCGAGATCGTCATCGGCATCACCCTGGGCGTGATCAGCGGCCTGCGCCGCGGCAAGTCCGTGGACACCTCCGTGCTGGTCCTCACCCTCGTCGTCATCTCCGTACCGACGTTCGTGACGGGCTATCTGCTCCAGTACCTCTTCGGCGTCAAATGGGGCTGGGTGCGGCCCACCGTCTCCCCGGACGCCCCCCTCAACGAGCTGATCCTGCCCGGCATCGTGCTCGCGCTGGTCTCCCTCGCCTACGTCACCCGGCTCTCGCGCACCTCCATCGCCGAGAACGTCAAGGCCGACTACGTGCGCACCGCCGTCGCCAAGGGCCTGCCGCGCCGCCGGGTCGTCACCCGCCACCTGCTGCGCAATTCGCTCATCCCCGTCGTCACCTTCATCGGCACCGACATCGGCGCCCTGATGGGCGGCGCCATCGTCACCGAGCGGATCTTCAACATCCACGGCGTCGGATACCAGCTCTACCAGGGGATCCTGCGCAACAACTCCCCGACGGTGGTCGGCTTCGTGACCATCCTCGTCATCGTCTTCCTGCTGGCGAACCTGCTCGTCGACCTGCTCTACGCGGTCCTGGACCCGAGGATCCGTTATGCCTGA